Genomic DNA from Rhodospirillaceae bacterium:
ATCACCGTTAAAGGAGTGACCCTATCGCTAAACACCATGTTGACCGGATCAGCTGTGGCGATCCTTGGCCTTCAATGCATCTTTCTGGGGGCTATTGCACAGACCCTCTACGATCCATCCGGTGCTGCGCAGCAACGTTGGCTGACGTTGTTTTCATATACCCGAACCATCGTCGCGAGCGGGCTCTTGTTCTGTATTGGAATGGCGCTCGGCATTAATTTTATCGCCGCCTATATTGATGCGGGATATGTCGTCTTTGGCAACTTGATCAGCGTGAACCATTTGGCAGTCGCCGGATTGTTAGCAATCATCCTGTCGTTCCAAACTTTTGTCTCAACGCTTTTGTTCCATGCAGTAACGGCCTACATCCCCAGGCAAGATTCTGCGCCATGAGCCCGGTTGATTGGGACACCCATTGGAGCAAATTTGGACTGTCCTCCCGGCTTAATCCTGCCCAGGCGTTTCGCAGGCGTTTGGTTCGCAAACTTCTAGCCAGTACACCGCCTTCGACGATATTGGATATTGGCTGTGGGCCGGGCGATCTGTTGAGCGAACTCTCGGAACAATTCCCAAACGCGCAACTGACGGGGGTTGATGTCAGTGCCAGCGGCCTAGAACAAGCCCAAGCCAGATTGCCCGAGGCGAGTTTTCTGCACGCCGATCTCACTCTTGGACCAGCAGAAAAGGTTCAGACAGAACCTGCCAGCCACGCGATTTGCACTGAAGTTTTGGAGCATGTAGATGAACCCGCGACATTGCTTCGGAATGCGGCACCCCTTATCGCAGCAGATGGAACGTTGGTGGTGACTGTGCCGGGGGGCCCGATGTCAGCTTTCGACAAGCATCTCGGTCACCGTCGGCACTTCACCAAGGCTGCATTGAAAGACGTTCTGGAAGATGCTGGATTTGAGCTAAAAAAAATCTCCGCTGCCGGCTTTCCAACCTTTAACCTCTATCGCCTAACCGTACTGCTGCGGGGCGAAAAACTGATAAACGATACGGAGGGCTCGCCGCCCTTGTTGGCGCGACTTGTCATGATGATGTTCTCAGTTCTTTTGTACATCGGACTGCCTAATTCCCCGTGGGGTTGGCAGATCGTCGCCCTTGCTAAAAAACGCGCCGCTTAGCGCTGGACCTCGTAAAGCTCGTACCGACCGGACTTTTCTTTGGGGACCTTGACCCGACGTAACCAGTCAGGTGCCTCCCCCGTAATCACTCTTCCATAAAAGGTCTCGTCCGTCGCCCGTCCCCGGTAGGCTCCGAAATTAAGCGCTCCGGGACATACCAGAATCAAATCTATTTTGCGGGTTTCGATGAGACGGTGCGCAGCTTCGTCGGTGGGAGAATCAAATATCTTAAAGAGAACTCGGACCTGGGGTGCGCTTCGATGCCGGTTTGTGGAAAGTATATGATGATTTGTCCTAAATAAAATTTGTGTTGCAACCGAGTCTGAAAGTATGAGCCGAGGCCGGTCACCCAACGGCGCGGCATTCAATACATCGGCAAGCGGTTTGAGATTACAAGCAGGGGTGAATTCCCCTTTTTCTTTCATTTGAGATATTGCCAGCGCAGGCACATACGTGATTCCCACAGCCAACAGGAATACAGAACCAACACGGGCCACCATTGTCGCCGAGCGGCTGAGCAATGTTTCAAGAACGACGAGCAACGGAATCAAACAGATGATTTGAATGTAGGGCGCACCACGTAGCATCGCCAAGGTGTAGATGGAGAAGATCGTCATCGTGACGGCGAACATTTGATTGCTGGCTTGGTGTTCCTTCGATTTAAAAGCGCGGTATAAAATTATCGGAAAGGAAACAAGAAACGGTCCTAAGATTAAGACCAAATAAACCCAATGCACCCCCTCTGGACCGATGATGGGAATCGCTTCGGGTACGTGGCCTTCGAATAATGCCCGACCTTCAAAGTCCGAGTCGGCATAGGGTCCCGCAAAAAATTTGGGGAACACTGCGTACATAGCGGCCAGAACCGCGATCCCTGTGGCCCCCGACATGACAACGCGCTTAGAATTTATACGCGAAACAATTTGCCAAAAAACAGTCGCCAAGGCCGCCATCAACACATGAACGATTGAGAGGGTATCGTATTCTAAAAAACTGAGTGCACGGGGGCCGTTTTCGACAACGACACCAATCGCGGCGATCCCCATCACACCCCACCAAAATGCCGCCAAGGAACGGGCGATGTCGTCGCGGCCCCTAATCCAGAATACATAAAGGATCAAATTAAATAAGGTGAGTTGCAGCAGCGCCTCAATGCTGACCCATAGAAACAAGCCCCCCACGGCCCCGCCCCAGCACGCTGCACGATCAGAAATTTTTCCTTCCGCCATTCTAAGGAACACACCGATCAGCACCGTAAAACCAATCAACATTAAGGCCTGATGGTCCACGTGGGCTGGGTTATAGGCGGGGACAATACCGGCTTGGCAGGCGAAGAAGATGCCACCGTATGCTCTCGCCTTCTCTCCCAAAAATGGCGCAGACGCCCAGACAAACGCCACCACTGCCAGGACGCCGAGCAAGAATATTATAATTGGTGCGGAGATAAACAGCGCCTGATGCGTGTCCATGAACGGCAGCAAGGGGGCAGCGCCTGCAATAAGCAAAAAATCCAACGGCCGGGTCCAATGGGTTGTTTCCCCCACCGGCGGATTGGCGCGGGGGAAATGAGTAGCGAACCAATCACCGGTGCGAAGAGTTTCTTCAACCCGCACCATCCGCATGTAAGAATCTTCATCCGCCAGTGCCCCCTGTAGCGGCGATGGCAGATTGAGAACGATCACGGTCTGCACCGCCAACAAAAGAACAATTCCCGCAAGAGCGCTTCTGATGAAGGGGTTATCTCTCATCAGTTATCCTTCACAACTTCAAACAAACGAAAATCATTGTCGGTTACCTTGGATAGAGATATCTCACGAATCCAATTAGGCAGCGCCCCCCGAACAAGTCGCTTATAGAGAATATCCTCATCCTGTTTATCGACGATATAACTGTCACCGCCAGAACCGGGGCAGATCAGGATCATGTCGAGTTTTCGCCGATGCACCTTGGGGAGAAGGGTTTTGTCCTCAGCTCCCCGAAGAATTTCCAGACCGTCAAAAATACCATCGACGGTTCTGTGCTGAACGATCCCAACTACGCTGTGACGTGTGCGATATAAAATTTCCCCGCCGAAATTAATCGGTGCGACGACAACCCGAGACCTGTCTGCGAATTCTTTTCCATTAAGGACTGGCAATAATTTCTGAATTGAACACTCTTTGCTCTTGGCTTCCTTCGCATCCTCAGGTTTCTTATCAAGGTAGATTCCCAAGACCCCCAAACTGCTTGGACCAACTGCAACCAAGGCCATCACGGGAACGATAACCGCAGTCTGTTTAAGCCCTGAGAACCGATGCGTTATTTTACCGTCTAAATGCACCATCAGGTCGGCCAGAAAGATAGGAAACAGGATGCCGACATAAAGGCTCCATCGCACCCACACCGCCGTCATGGATGTATAAATTATCAGCAGTAGGGCTAGGAAAATCCAGACCCAGCGTTCGTCGCTGGATAATTTTTCGCGCAGCCGATAAACCGTCCACGGCAGAACGAGCAGCAACGTTCCTAGCAAAACGAGGAATCTCGGCACACTGTCAACGACCCGGTATTCGACGACATACTCCAACAGAATTTTTAATCTGGGGTCCATGTCGACCGTGGGACCCGAAAAGAATTTTGGGAAGATAAGCCAATAGACGGATACGAGAACAATCAAACCAGCCACCGCCCAAACCAAGCGTGCTGGAATATTTCCCGCACGCGCACCCAGCCACCTAAGTGCCGACCAGAACGCGAGAACGTGCGCCGCAAAAACAAGATGGACGACGGAGATTTTATCGTACTCGACTTCGGTGAACATACCGGGACCGCGTTCTATCATCAGCGCCACCGCCAAGCTTATGGTCAGGCTTAGCGCGAACATAAAATTCTTTTCGGCGGCGTTTGGTTCTCCCCACATCCAGGTCAATCCGAGAATCGCCATGCACGCGCCGATCAATAGGAACACCTCTGTTCCCGTCCAAACACCGAGAGCAATTGAAATTCCGAGCCCAACAGCATCCCGCGCGCGGTACGTTCCACTACCTAAAAGCCGAACCATGAACCCGACGGTCATGATCAATAAGAATGCAAAGACAATATGATGGTCTGCTCGGCCAACCATGGAAAACGACATCACCGCATACTGGGTCACGGTCAGCGCACCCGCGATATACGCGGCCGTACGCCCAATCACTGGCCTGACGGCCCAAGCCATGGCGGCCACGGTGCCGAGATAAATCAGCGGACATACAAGAACGGCGGCAATCCACAGCGCCGTCTCAAAATCCACAAAGGCTCGCACCGGCAAAAGGATCACCGACGTTAGGATATCGAACAGGCGAGTCCAGTGGATCGTCGTGCCAAAGGGGGCGTTGGCGCGGGGGAATTCATCGCCAAACCAATTGCCCGTCTCATAAAGTTCGCGCAAGTGAACCAGGCGGACATAACTGTCGCCATCGGCAAATTTCCCGTGACTGAAAACAGTGTCCCCCATCACCACCCATAAAACGTGGGATAGGGCTGCGAAGCCGAGGACGAACCACAATGGATTTCTGACGCCGCTCATGGAAGGTCCTTCAAATACGCTTCAAGGTCCGCCAGTCCCTGCGGCGAACCAACTTCGTAGAACCTTTCGAAGACTTCGAAGCCCTTGAGCTCCCCAGCAAGGCTAAGGCTAGTATAAAGATCAGCGAGATCGCTCGAGGTCTCACCATCGCGCACAGCTTTGGCAGTCAACACACTCAGCCCGTAATCAATATGGCGCATGCCGATGTCTGCGGCATCCGTCCGACCTTTTTCATAATGCGTAATCTGGCCATCCTGATATATCGTATTGCTTTGATCCCAACGGCCTTCGTTGGCGAGAACCGTCATAAGCGGAAACTGCCCTTCACTTGACGCCACCCAGACGGCTGCAAAATCAACCGATAAATAAGAATCTCCATAGAGCACAAAAAAACCATCGTCCATTACGCCCTCATCCACTGCCAAGCGCACGGCACCCCCCGTTCCGATGGGCGAGGATCCTTCATCGACATAGCGGACATCCACGCCCCAACGACTGCCGTCTCCCACATACTCCATGACCTGGTTGGCCATATGGCCCAAGGAATACACCACGCGTCGAACACCTTGGCTGGCGAGCCACGTCAATTGATGATGGGCAAAGGGCGTGCCATTTACGGAGATCAAGGTTTTAGGGACATGTTCCGACACCGACTGCATGCGCGTCCCAAGTCCCCCGGCGAGAATAAGACACTGCATCGATCAATTGCGAAGTTGTACTACGGAGCCGTCGAAATCGAACGCGAAGTCCATTTCCTGCATTCCTTTCTCCATCATGGCTTGGCGCAATTTCGGTCGGTTCTGGGTATAAAACAACATGAACCCACCACCTCCGGCACCAACCAACTTCCCCCCTACTGCCCCATTGGCGCGAGCATGATCATAAACATCGGCGAAAAATTCTGATGAAATTCCATCCGATCTCTGCTGTTTCCTCAACCAGTGCTCATGCATGAGAGACGCAAATTCATCTGAATCCCCTTTTTCAAGAGCAATCTTAATTTCCAGCCCTGTCTGCTTAATGAAATGCAAATTTTCCAGCATCTCCGCATCGCCTTGTTCAGACTTTGTTTTTTGGTCGTTCAAGACTTCTGCTGCGGTTCGACTGTAGCCGGTGAAAAACATCATCAAGTTCTCGCGTAAATCTCTGACGGTTGCTTCTGAAACCGCCAGGGGCGTCATGGTCACAGTTCCATCCGGGTGATAATCCTGACACATGATGCCGCCATAGGCCGCGATATATTGATCTTGCTTACCACACGGTTCGCCCAAAATATCTGCTTCCATATGAAAGGCCTCAGCGGCCAAATCACGGGTGCCGATGTGCTGACGTTTGTAGGCATATAGCGCATTTAAAAGACCGACCGTGAAACTGCCCGACGAGCCAAGTCCGGTGCCTGCGGGAACATCGGCGATGGAGACGATTTCGATCTCTGGCGGGATTTCTAGTTTACGAATTGTTTCTCTGAGCAGGCCGTGTTCGATGTCATCAATTTCGTCAACATGCTCGGTCCGGGAATATTTCAAAAAATAGCCCGGCCGAAAGGTCTTGTTGGCCGTGATGTAGATATACTTATTGATCGCCGCCGAAATGACGAAGCCGCCATGTTTTTCGTAATAGGACGGCAGGTCCGTGCCGCCGCCACCGATGGAAATTCGTAACGGGGTTCGTGTGATAATCATACGGTTTCCCCATTAGTTGCTAACTTAAAGATCAAACCCCGACGCCGTCGCGTCATCGTAGAACGCCTGCACCGTATCCAACGAATGCGCCGTCATATCCGCGCCGAAGTGGCTCAATTGTTTAATCATGGCCCCGGGCACGGTGATGATGTGGCAGCCCATGCGATCGGCCTCGACAATGTTATAGGCTTGGCGTGTGCTGGCCCAAAGCAGTTCGGCACCGTCGCGTTGGTTGGTGATCTCCAGACATTCGGTCATCATCGGGATTGGGTCCCATCCGCGGTCCCCCAAGCGTCCGGCAAACACAGAAACGTAGCTCGACGGTCCATCGCCCATGCCATCGATTAAGCCGCGGACTTGGTCAACGGTCATCATTGCCGTGATGTTGATTTTAACCCCTTCACCACGCAACTTCTTAACGAGTGGCACCGTGCTTTCGGCTTTGGTATTCGTAATCGGAATTTTAACGTAGACGTTTTCACCCCATGTGGTGATTTTCATTGCTTGGCGTTCCATTTCGGCGGGGTCGTCGGCAAAGACCTCAAACGAGATCGAACGATCCGGCATTTTTGCGACCATACCGCGGGCGAAGACTTCGTAATCTTCGACGCCGGCTTTGCGCATCAGCGATGGATTGGTGGTAAAGCCTTTGACCAAGGGGTTTCCATAGGCAGAAAGCATGTCTTCCTCATTCGCACCGTCCAAGAAGATTTTTATTTTTAGATTATTCGGATCGCTCATTAGAGGCTCTTACCTTTCGTTATTGGTATTCTCAAGTATCCAGGACACGGCGCCCTGAAGATCGCTGCAAACATGGTCGGGGTCGATGGGTTGTTGCTCATCGTAACCATAATCGATAAACACCGTTCGGCACCCCGCATTTTGCCCCGCTTCGATATCGCGCCATCGGTCACCTACCATTATGCTGGAAGTCAGGTCGATGTCAAAATCCCGTGCAGCATCAAGGAGGTGGCCCGGTTTCGGCTTCCGGCAGTCGCATCCATCAGCACCATCATGGGGACACACGCGAACGTCATCGAGGCCCAGTTTTTCTTTCAGTGTCTGATTGATTTCTTCGACCACTTCAAGGGACTGAGTCCCCCGCGCTAAGTCGGGTTGGTTGGTCACGCAAACCAAAATAAACCGAGCATTTTTAAGCGAGCCGCACGCGTCTTCCACCCCTGGCAATATCTCCAATTCATCGAGCGAATTTGGTGGATAGGGTTTGCCGTCTCGGACGAGGGAGCGATTCAATACGCCGTCCCGATCCAAGAACACCGCTTGTTTAGAGTCTTCCGGCACGGACATCTTCTAACATCGCCTGCATGGAACGCCGAAGTGCGCCCGCCGAGCCATCTTGGCAGTTCCATCCCAGCGCCTTTATACGATCTGTATTAATACGCACCACCGGCACATCGCCTTTCCAGCCGCGGTCGCCGCCTTTGTAGTCGTAGCGCACACTGCCGGGCTTTAGACCCGATACTGCGACAGCCAGGTCTGCAATTTCACGAACGGTGATGTAGTCACCTGTTGCCACGTTGAAAGCGTTAAAGGGATCGGGTGTATTTTCATTGGCACACAGAACCGCTGAAATCACATCGTCCACATGGATATAGGATTTGCTTTGCGAGCCATCACCAAGGATCGGCAATGATTCTGAATTTTTGGCCAGCATACGAACAAAATCAAACCCAACCCCATGGGTTTGGCGCGGACCAACGACGTTACCAAAGCGGAAGATGCAGCCTGTTAAACCAAACATATGGCAGTACGATGAGATCATTCCTTCGCCTGCCAATTTGCTGGCGCCATAGGTGGAAATGGGAATCAACGGACCGTAATCTTCAGCCGCTTCCACTTCACCCAAATCGCCGTAAACGCCACTGCCGGATGCATACAAAATCCGGCGACAGTCGGTTCGGCGCATCGCCTCCAACACGTGATGGGTTAAGAGAGTGCCTTCATCGAAATCAACTGCGGGTTCGGTCATGGCTTTGGCGATGTCTGGGTTTGATGCCAAGTGAATGACCACGTCGTGACCTTGGGCGGTTGCTGTCAGATGCTCCAAATCCTTCACGTCGCCTCGCACAACGTTCAATCTGGTGTCATCACTATGGTGCGCGTAGTGCCAGTCCCGGCCAGAGGAAAAATTATCGTAGAGGGTAACTTTTGATGTGGCTTCCGAGCCCAAAAGTCGATCTGTGAAATGACTTCCGATAAATCCGGCCCCGCCGACGATTAGATATCGTTCGGCATCACTCACTTAACAGACTCCCATTTGGTGTCGGCGGTCTTGAGCGCGGGATGGCTGACCAGCAGATGCCATATAACGGCGGCCATGCCTTCTGTATGCGGCGTGACCCGTTCGGCAACCAAGGGCGGTACTACCACGCAGGCATCAGCGGCCTGGGCCGTATAGCCTTTGTCCGACCCGACGATGCCATATACAGATGCGCCGACGTCACTGGCGAATTCCAAGGCATGTACCAAGTTGGCTGAAATGTTTTTTTCCTTGTTTCCACCGCCGACGGAGAACACCAGAATTCCGTCTGTAGATTTAAGCCGAGAGCCCTTTAGCCACTCGACAAAAACAGTATCCCAACCCTCATCATTCGTTCGGGCGGTCAATTCGGAAACGTTATCGGTTGGGGCGTACGCTTCAAAACCGCAGAGCTTCCGAAAATCATTTACCGCGTGACTCGCGTGGCCAGCAGAGCCGCCAACTCCCAATATAAAAAGCCGCCCGCCTTGGTCGCGAACATGGGCAAGCCCTGTTGCGATGGCTTCGATCTTTGTGCGATCGAGAGCATCAATAATCTGACTGGTTTCTTTAAGATAATCGTCGACGAAACTGGTCACGCTAGTTCCCGATAGACATAGCGGCAGGGCCAATCACCACAGAGAACAAAACCGGCAGGAAAAAGATAATCATCGGCACGCTCAGTTTTGCCGGCAGGGATGCCGCTTTCTTTTCCGCCAAGGACATTCGCTCGTCGCGTTTTTCTTGCGCCAACACCCGAAGCGCCTGACCGACTGGCGTGCCGTATTGTTCAGATTGGATGAGCGTGGTCGCCAGACCTTTGGCGGCCGGAAGACCCGTGCGTGTCGCAAAGTTTTGGTAGGCAACGCGGCGGTCCCCCAAGTACGCCAACTCAGCTGACGTCAATCCAAGTTCCTGCGCTAGAGTCGGAGAATTCTCCATGATTTCATCGGTGACGCGGGAAAACGCATTTTCAACTGCCAAGCCAGCCTCAACACAAATAACCATAAGGTCCAGCGTATCGGGGAACGCATCGGTCATTTCTTGTTGGCGCTTTTGGGCCGTGTTCATCACGATGACCCGAGGCAAGTAAAACCCAGCGGCACCCGCAGCGGCGGCGAATACCAATTTCATAAATCCGGGATAGCCGAATTCGGGAATTGAATTCACATAAAGTAAGGTCACAGAGAACCCCACTATTGCGCCAAGAACCCGCGATGCAATGTAAACAGCAACGACTGATTGGCCGCGAAATCCTGCCTGCGACAGAACCATGCGGACTTCTTTCTGCGACAATAGATCCTGGAGATTCAATTTCCGAAAAATATCGTTCACGGTATCGGACAGGCTGCTGCTTCGACCCAAACGAATACTCGACGTCTTCGTCATGCTGTCGATTTGTTGACGGCTGAGATCGCCTCGTTGGCGGCTGACAACGTTCTTAATGCGCTCCGATCGTTTGCCCTTACTGCGAAAGCCAAACAAGAAAACTAGCACGCTAATTCCGCCACCCCCAACGATGGCCCACATGATAAGGGCAGGAATATCGATATCCATACCGAGCTCCTTAGATCTTAAAGTTAATCATGTTGCGCATCACCATAATGCCACTGCCCATCCAAAACGCATCGCCTGCCAAGATGTAATGACCCGTTGTTTCGGTGAAAAGTTTCATCAAGTAATCCGGGTTGATTACCATCAAAAACGCTGACACGAAAAACGGCAGCGAGCCGATGATCATGGCGGACGCTTTGGCCTCACTTGAAAGGGCCTGAACCTTATCGCGCAATTTTTTGCGCTCTCGTAAAATACTGGAAAGGTTTGATAACGTGTCCCCAAGATTACCGCCCGTCTGACGCTGGATTTGCGTGACGATGGCGAAGAACTTGTATTCGGACGTGGGAATGCGTTCGAGCCCCCGATCCAATAAATCTTCCATGGTCATGCCGAGGTTCTGCCCCTCAACCAGCTGATGGAATTCCTCCCCCAGGGGTGCTTCAAATTCCCGTGCGACAATTCGGAAGCATTCGTTGACCGGCAAGCCAGATCGAATGCCGCGAACAATGAGGTCCGTAGCATCGGCAAAGTTGGCGGTGAATTTTTTCTGGCGTCGAGCAGCCATGTTTTTTAAAGCAAATTTCGGCAACCCGAACGCGCCGATCAAGAAAGCAGCAATCGCACCCATCAGCGGCATCCCCGCCATGAGATAGAAGAATGTTAGAAACACGCCGACGGTTAGGCTAATAATAAAATATGTTTGAACTGTTATATCCAAACCAGCTTGAATGATTTCGCTCCTCAGCGCTTCCGACCGGCCTTTTTTCTTACCTTTTTGTTCAAGCTGTTTAATTCGATCCTGAATACGCTTTTGGCGACGGCCTTCGGATTTTTCGGACCCCGCCGCAGCGCCTGTCCCAATTACCCCAATCTGGTTCATGCGTTGGCGTAACAAGATACGCGGACGCACAACCATGGTAATACCGATGATCCCTGCCCCGCCCAAAATCATCGCAAAGATCGAACCAATAATAAAAAAGATAATGGTTTCTTGGGTCATGCCATGCCTTGTCCCATGTCCAGCGCTTTGGCCAGTTTTTCTTCCAGGCCGAAGTACCGCGCCTTGTCCCAGAACGCCGGACGCATACCTGTCGCCTTGTGTTCGCCGATGAGCTTACCGTTTTCATCTTCACCGGTGATCTCGTAAAGGAAGATGTCCTGCAGCGTAATGATGTCGCCTTCCATGCCGATGACCTCGGTGATGTGGGTGATTTTGCGCGAACCATCGCGCAGCCGCTGCGCCTGAATGATGACGTGAATGGCACCTGCGATCTGTTCGCGCACAGCAGACAATGGCAGGTTATAACCGCCCATGGCGAACATGTTCTCGACCCGGCTCAAAGCCTCGCGGGGGGTGTTTGCATGGATCGTGCCCATGGATCCATCATGGCCGGTGTTCATGGCCTGAAGCAGATCGAACGCCTCGGGACCGCGGACCTCGCCGACGATGATCCGTTCCGGGCGCATACGCAGGCAGTTTTTGACCAAATCACGCATCGAGATTTCACCTGCTCCTTCCAGGTTGGGAGGACGTGTTTCGAGACGCACGACGTGAGGTTGCTGCAATTGCAACTCGGCGGCATCTTCGCAGGTGATCACGCGTTCGCCGGGTTCGATGTAATTCGTCATGCAGTTGAGCAGCGTCGTTTTGCCTGACCCCGTACCGCCGGAGATCAGGACATTGGTGCGGCACGCGGATGCGACTTGCAGCACGGCCGCGCCTTCCGGCGATATGCTTTTGAATCCGACGAGGCTGTCGAGCGTCAGTTTTTCCTTGGAAAACTTACGAATGGTAAGTGCCGCACCATCGATCGCCAACGGCGGCGCGATGACATTGACACGAGACCCGTCTTCCAGACGCGCGTCGCAAATGGGAGAAGATTCATCGACCCGGCGACCGACAGCGGTAACGATGCGCTGACAGATGTTCATCAGCTGCGCATTGTCGCGAAACTTAATGTCTGTCAGCTCGATCTTGCCGTTGGTTTCGATGAAGACCTGCTGCGCGCCGTTGACCATGATGTCGGCAATGTCCTGGCGCGCGATTAGCGGCTCCAACGGCCCAAGTCCCAAAATATCGTTACAGATGTCGGCAACGACTTGGCTCTGCTCCGCCATCGAAAGCACGATCGAGCGCATGGAGATAATCTCCGCCGTCATGTCGGTGATTTCTTCTCGCACCTCGTCCTGTGTTAATTTACTGAGTTCGCCCAAATCAACCGCATCCAAAAGATCATTGAAGACGGCAACTTTAATCTCAGTCAGTTTATCGCTGAGGATAGCGCCGCCTGATGGCTCGGGTGCTTCTTCACTTTCGGGCTCAGGCTCAGGTGCCGCTTCGCGAACAGGTGCGGGTGCTTCCGCCGCTGGTTCAGGTGTCTGGTTAAGTGCAGCTGCTGCACCCTCTTCCTCTGGTTTAGGCGAGGGGTCGGGCGTGGGGGTAGGTGCCGCAACTTCGGCTACTGGTTCGGGGCGCTTTGCCGCTGCGCCGCCTGGTGTTCCACGTCTTCCAAACATAACCGTTTATTCCAAGATCTAACTATTTAGCTTTTTTCTTTTTGTCTTTCTTGAAAAGGGCTGCCAATCCGCCCTTCTTTTTCCCTTCCTCTTCCTCTTCTTCATCTTGCCCACTGACCAGCTTGGTCAACTCGATAATCGCATCCGTCGCCTTACTTTTTTTGCTGGCCTTTGTCATCATCTCACCGTTGTTCAAAGCCCGGCCAAAGGCTTCTGGATCATAGGGAATTACAACCGACGGATCGATCGCCAAGGCTTCCTTGAAATCCTTGTCGGTCAAATCGCTCCGCTTCGCCGCCCCCACTTGGTTCAATACCAAACGGGTCGGCG
This window encodes:
- a CDS encoding class I SAM-dependent methyltransferase, which translates into the protein MSPVDWDTHWSKFGLSSRLNPAQAFRRRLVRKLLASTPPSTILDIGCGPGDLLSELSEQFPNAQLTGVDVSASGLEQAQARLPEASFLHADLTLGPAEKVQTEPASHAICTEVLEHVDEPATLLRNAAPLIAADGTLVVTVPGGPMSAFDKHLGHRRHFTKAALKDVLEDAGFELKKISAAGFPTFNLYRLTVLLRGEKLINDTEGSPPLLARLVMMMFSVLLYIGLPNSPWGWQIVALAKKRAA
- a CDS encoding NTP transferase domain-containing protein, with the translated sequence MQCLILAGGLGTRMQSVSEHVPKTLISVNGTPFAHHQLTWLASQGVRRVVYSLGHMANQVMEYVGDGSRWGVDVRYVDEGSSPIGTGGAVRLAVDEGVMDDGFFVLYGDSYLSVDFAAVWVASSEGQFPLMTVLANEGRWDQSNTIYQDGQITHYEKGRTDAADIGMRHIDYGLSVLTAKAVRDGETSSDLADLYTSLSLAGELKGFEVFERFYEVGSPQGLADLEAYLKDLP
- a CDS encoding galactokinase, which codes for MIITRTPLRISIGGGGTDLPSYYEKHGGFVISAAINKYIYITANKTFRPGYFLKYSRTEHVDEIDDIEHGLLRETIRKLEIPPEIEIVSIADVPAGTGLGSSGSFTVGLLNALYAYKRQHIGTRDLAAEAFHMEADILGEPCGKQDQYIAAYGGIMCQDYHPDGTVTMTPLAVSEATVRDLRENLMMFFTGYSRTAAEVLNDQKTKSEQGDAEMLENLHFIKQTGLEIKIALEKGDSDEFASLMHEHWLRKQQRSDGISSEFFADVYDHARANGAVGGKLVGAGGGGFMLFYTQNRPKLRQAMMEKGMQEMDFAFDFDGSVVQLRN
- a CDS encoding transaldolase encodes the protein MSDPNNLKIKIFLDGANEEDMLSAYGNPLVKGFTTNPSLMRKAGVEDYEVFARGMVAKMPDRSISFEVFADDPAEMERQAMKITTWGENVYVKIPITNTKAESTVPLVKKLRGEGVKINITAMMTVDQVRGLIDGMGDGPSSYVSVFAGRLGDRGWDPIPMMTECLEITNQRDGAELLWASTRQAYNIVEADRMGCHIITVPGAMIKQLSHFGADMTAHSLDTVQAFYDDATASGFDL
- a CDS encoding HAD family hydrolase, translated to MSVPEDSKQAVFLDRDGVLNRSLVRDGKPYPPNSLDELEILPGVEDACGSLKNARFILVCVTNQPDLARGTQSLEVVEEINQTLKEKLGLDDVRVCPHDGADGCDCRKPKPGHLLDAARDFDIDLTSSIMVGDRWRDIEAGQNAGCRTVFIDYGYDEQQPIDPDHVCSDLQGAVSWILENTNNER
- a CDS encoding NAD-dependent epimerase/dehydratase family protein, with protein sequence MSDAERYLIVGGAGFIGSHFTDRLLGSEATSKVTLYDNFSSGRDWHYAHHSDDTRLNVVRGDVKDLEHLTATAQGHDVVIHLASNPDIAKAMTEPAVDFDEGTLLTHHVLEAMRRTDCRRILYASGSGVYGDLGEVEAAEDYGPLIPISTYGASKLAGEGMISSYCHMFGLTGCIFRFGNVVGPRQTHGVGFDFVRMLAKNSESLPILGDGSQSKSYIHVDDVISAVLCANENTPDPFNAFNVATGDYITVREIADLAVAVSGLKPGSVRYDYKGGDRGWKGDVPVVRINTDRIKALGWNCQDGSAGALRRSMQAMLEDVRAGRL
- a CDS encoding SIS domain-containing protein, with product MTSFVDDYLKETSQIIDALDRTKIEAIATGLAHVRDQGGRLFILGVGGSAGHASHAVNDFRKLCGFEAYAPTDNVSELTARTNDEGWDTVFVEWLKGSRLKSTDGILVFSVGGGNKEKNISANLVHALEFASDVGASVYGIVGSDKGYTAQAADACVVVPPLVAERVTPHTEGMAAVIWHLLVSHPALKTADTKWESVK
- a CDS encoding type II secretion system F family protein, which produces MDIDIPALIMWAIVGGGGISVLVFLFGFRSKGKRSERIKNVVSRQRGDLSRQQIDSMTKTSSIRLGRSSSLSDTVNDIFRKLNLQDLLSQKEVRMVLSQAGFRGQSVVAVYIASRVLGAIVGFSVTLLYVNSIPEFGYPGFMKLVFAAAAGAAGFYLPRVIVMNTAQKRQQEMTDAFPDTLDLMVICVEAGLAVENAFSRVTDEIMENSPTLAQELGLTSAELAYLGDRRVAYQNFATRTGLPAAKGLATTLIQSEQYGTPVGQALRVLAQEKRDERMSLAEKKAASLPAKLSVPMIIFFLPVLFSVVIGPAAMSIGN
- a CDS encoding type II secretion system F family protein: MTQETIIFFIIGSIFAMILGGAGIIGITMVVRPRILLRQRMNQIGVIGTGAAAGSEKSEGRRQKRIQDRIKQLEQKGKKKGRSEALRSEIIQAGLDITVQTYFIISLTVGVFLTFFYLMAGMPLMGAIAAFLIGAFGLPKFALKNMAARRQKKFTANFADATDLIVRGIRSGLPVNECFRIVAREFEAPLGEEFHQLVEGQNLGMTMEDLLDRGLERIPTSEYKFFAIVTQIQRQTGGNLGDTLSNLSSILRERKKLRDKVQALSSEAKASAMIIGSLPFFVSAFLMVINPDYLMKLFTETTGHYILAGDAFWMGSGIMVMRNMINFKI